The Bacillota bacterium sequence TTACAGCTATTCGCCTGGGTGACAATCTGTCCACCTCTTTATCAGCTCACTCTTGGCCCGCTGGCGCAGGTCGCCAAAAGGTCCGCGGCGTAGGGAGGCCAAACGTTCCTGAGCCGCCTCCAACTCAGCTTGAGGCACCGAGCAACCCATGGCCGTGGCCGCCGCCAAACCGGCAATCGTACCTTCTTCTAAAGCCGTAGAGGCTTCTTCCACACCGGCCATGTCACCGGCGACATAAATATGCGGTACCGTGCTCTCCATGTTAACAGAATGAAGCGGCACCTGCCCGCCTAAGGCGCTTTGGTAAAAAAAGCGGCAACCGGCCTGCCAGGCCAGTTCGGCCAGGGGTGTCAGTCCTACAGCCAAGCAGATGGTATCTACAGCCAGGGTACGCTCACTCCCCGGTAACGGCTGAAAATGATCGTCCACTGCGGCCACTGTGACTTCCTGCACCTCTTGGTCACCGTTCGCCTCCAGTACAGTATGACCCGTCCAGATAGGCACTCCGGCCCGTTTGATCTTAGCTGCGTGCACCTGGTAGCCGCTTAAGCGAGGTAGCGCCTCCACCACACCGACAACTTGAGCTCCGGCTTGAAGTA is a genomic window containing:
- a CDS encoding FAD-dependent oxidoreductase, which encodes MSALTIARSGAQVVLIDENDQPGGQLCKQIHKFFGSKDHRAGVRGYRIATELLEDCAAAGVEILTDTVVFSIQDCTLGLAHRDDCFYLKAQAIILATGASENPLAFPGSTLPGVMGAGAAQTFVNLHRVLPGRRVLMVGGGNVGLIVSYQLLQAGAQVVGVVEALPRLSGYQVHAAKIKRAGVPIWTGHTVLEANGDQEVQEVTVAAVDDHFQPLPGSERTLAVDTICLAVGLTPLAELAWQAGCRFFYQSALGGQVPLHSVNMESTVPHIYVAGDMAGVEEASTALEEGTIAGLAAATAMGCSVPQAELEAAQERLASLRRGPFGDLRQRAKSELIKRWTDCHPGE